One region of Bradyrhizobium betae genomic DNA includes:
- a CDS encoding pyroglutamyl-peptidase I, whose amino-acid sequence MSQKLRILLTGFGPFPGAPYNPTQPLVARLAQLRRPALDDVAIASHIFPVTYAAVDRQLPEVLAKEKPDVLLMFGLASRTSYLRVETRARNAVTMLWPDAANTRSSKRGIAGHADAMTFGPHTAKLLRAARLTGIDARSSRDAGAYLCNYLSWRAIGNVRAGGPQLAAFIHIPLLARSGAVRRKGAPRITLDELVDAGEAMLMELVGLARKARAS is encoded by the coding sequence ATGAGCCAGAAGCTGCGCATTCTCCTGACCGGCTTCGGGCCGTTCCCCGGCGCGCCCTACAATCCGACCCAGCCGCTGGTCGCGCGGCTGGCGCAACTGCGCCGCCCCGCGCTCGACGACGTCGCGATCGCGAGCCATATCTTCCCGGTGACCTATGCCGCGGTGGACCGGCAATTGCCGGAGGTGCTCGCAAAGGAGAAGCCGGATGTGCTGCTGATGTTCGGCCTCGCCTCCCGCACGTCCTATTTGCGCGTCGAGACCCGCGCGCGCAACGCCGTCACCATGCTCTGGCCCGATGCCGCCAACACCCGCTCGAGCAAGCGCGGCATCGCCGGCCATGCGGACGCGATGACGTTCGGCCCGCACACGGCAAAACTGCTGCGCGCCGCGCGCCTCACCGGCATCGACGCGCGGTCCTCGCGCGATGCCGGCGCCTATCTCTGCAATTACCTGAGCTGGCGCGCGATCGGGAATGTCAGGGCCGGCGGGCCACAGCTTGCCGCGTTCATCCATATTCCGCTGCTCGCGCGCAGCGGCGCGGTGCGACGCAAGGGTGCGCCGCGGATCACGCTGGACGAGTTGGTGGATGCCGGCGAAGCGATGCTGATGGAGCTGGTGGGATTGGCGCGGAAGGCGCGCGCTTCGTAG